A segment of the Agarivorans albus genome:
TAATACCAAGCAACTAATCGCTTGGTATTACTTGACTTTCCCCTGATTGCTTTTTAGTCTGACGTCATGAAAATATTCAACACCCGATTTTTGTTTGGTTTCTTTTTTACTCCACCCTTTTAGGGAGGCGGACGGAATTGGTGTAAAAACGAAAACACACAGAATCCATAAAGCCTCCTTCTTAGGAGGCTTTTTTGTTAACAGGGAATACAACAGATGGCAGACTTAGAGCAGATCCGAACAAAAATAACAGCGCTCGACCAATCATTATTAACACTGCTGACTGAGCGTCGCCAACTCAGTGTTGAAGTAGCAAAAAGTAAAATAGAAAACCCCAAAGCGATTCGCGACCAAGAACGTGAACAGTTGCTGCTGGTTAAGCTAATAAATAAAGGCAGAGAGTTAGGCTTAGACGCCCACTATGTAACTCAGCTTTATCACACCATCATCGAAGACTCGGTATTATCGCAACAAGCATTTCTGCAAGGCATTACTAATCCAGATATTCATGCGCAAGCGGTAAGAGTGGCATTTTTAGGTAACAAAGGCTCTTACAGCAACATTGCAACTCATCAATACTTCTCGCGTTATAAAAAGCAAATTGTTGAATTTGGCTGCAGTGCCTTCCAAGACATTGTTGATACCGTGGAATCTGGCCAAGCTGACTACGGCATGTTGCCTATTGAAAACACCAGCTCTGGCAGTATTAATGAAGTATACGATGTATTGCAGCACACCAGTTTGTCGATTGTTGGCGAACTATCAATACCTATTGACCACTGTATTCTGGCTCATCCAAAAGCCAAACTAGAGCAAATAACTACCTTGTATGCTCACCCTCAACCTTATGCTCAGTGCAGCCTTTATTTGCGCACTTTAGCTAATACCCGAGTAGATTTTGTAGATAGCTCTTCCAAAGCTATGGAAGTGGTTGCCGGAGGCGACGACTTAACCGTTGGTGCTATTGGCAGTAAAGTGGGCGGTGAAATGTATGGTTTGCAAGCCTTGAAAACCGATATTGCCAATCAACAACAAAACTACACTCGCTTCATTGTAGTTTCTCGCAAACCGGTGGAAGTTGCTGAGCAAGTGCCAGCGAGAACGACTTTTATTATGTCAACGGCACAGCAAGCAGGTTCGTTGGTAGAAGCGCTGTTGGTATTGCGCGAGCACGATATAAACATGAGCAAACTGGAATCTCGCCCAGTACAAGGCAATCCTTGGGAAGAAATGTTTTATGTGGATGTTTCCGCCAATGTTAAGTCTAGTCAAATGCAATCGGCACTGGCAGAACTAACGCGCCTTACCCGCTATATTAAAGTGCTTGGCTGCTACCCAAGTGAAAATGTTGACCCAACACTTATTCCACTAGAAGCCTTAGCCAACAAAGACAAAAATAAAGGTGGCGAACCAAGCTTAATTAGCACCGTACAAGAAGATGGTGCGCTCTCTAGCCGTTCACACAAAGCCAGTGCTACGGTAGTGCGCGTTGGCGATGTTAAAATTGGTGATGGTGGCTTTGTTACCTTTGCAGGCCCCAGTGCAGTAGAGTCTGAACAACAAATCATAAACTGTGCAGGTGCGGCCAAAGAAAGTGGTGCTGCAGTACTTGCCGCAGGTTGCTTTAAACCACGCAGTTCGCCTTATAGCTTCCAAGGTTTAGGCGAAGAAGGCCTAAGTTATTTAAACGCCGCCGGTAAAAAGTACAAGCTTCCAACTATGACCGAAGTAAGCTCGGTTGATCAGGTTGTTACTTTGGCGGCTAAAGCAGACATACTGCATGTTCGCTCGCGCCACATGAAAAACTTTAACCTGTTAAAAGAACTGGGTAAGTCTACTCGCCCTATTCTTTTAGAGCGCAACAACATGGCCTCTATTGATGAGTGGTTGCATGCCGCGGACTACATTTTGGCACAAGGCAACCAACAGGTGATTTTATGTGAAGCAGGTGTTAGAACGCTTGAAGGCAAGAATAAAATCACCTTGGACTTAGGCGCAATTAGCTTGTTGCGCCAACGAACCCACCTACCGATTGTGGTAAACCCAGGTGAAGCAGTAGACGAACTAAGCGCAGTGGCTCCTATGGCCAAAGCAGCCAAGTTATTAGGTGCCGATGGTATTGTACTTTGTGCTCACCCATCACCAAGTGATGCCAGTGTAGATGCTGATAAATCATTAGATTTTAAACAACTACAACACTTGATGAGCGAACTATACTAATAGCTAGTCAGTAACGACTAGCACCAACAAAAAAGCCCAGCAAATCGCTGGGCTTTTTTACATTAAATAAGTGTTTAGAAACGTCCTGGTCCGCGACCGCCGCCAAATCCGCCCATACCACCTGGAGGCATCATGCCTTTCATTTGGCTCATCATTTTGCGCATGCCGCCTTTACCGGACATTTTCTTCATCATTTTTTGCATTTGAGTGAATTGCTTCAGCAACTTGTTCACATCTTGGATCTGAGTGCCAGAACCAGCAGCTATACGACGCTTGCGTGAGCCTTTAATAATATCGGGGCGTTGGCGCTCGCCCGGCGTCATAGAGTTGATAATCGCTTCCATTTGGTTAGTAAGCTTATCATTCATTTGGTCTTTAACACTATCGGGAACTTGCCCCATGCCAGGCAACTTGTCCATCATGCCCATCATGCCGCCCATGCTTTTCATCTGCACTAATTGCTCACGGAAGTCTTCTAAATCGAAGCCTTTACCTTTTTGAACTTTCTTAGCCAGCTTCTGCGCTTGGTCTTTATCAACTTTGCGCTCTACCTCTTCGATAAGAGAAAGCACATCGCCCATGCCTAAGATACGTGAAGCTATGCGGTCTGGGTGGAAAGGCTCTAGAGCATCGGTTTTCTCACCCACACCCATAAACTTAATTGGCTTACCAGTAATGTGACGAATCGATAAAGCGGCACCGCCACGCGCGTCACCATCGGTTTTAGTTAAAATCACGCCGGTAAGTGGCAGAGCTTCGTTAAAGGCCTGAGCGGTATTTGCCGCATCTTGACCAGTCATCGCATCTACAACAAACAAGGTTTCTACTGGCTCAACCACCTGATGAAGCGCTTTAATTTCGTCCATCATGTCTTCATCAACATGTAAACGACCCGCGGTATCTACAAGTAGTACGTCCGCAAATTGAGTTCTGGCTTCGGCGATAGCACCGTTAACGATATCAACCGGATTTTGCTTTTCGTTACTTGGGAAGAAAATAGCGTCAACTTCTGTTGCTAGAGTCTCTAGCTGTTTAATCGCAGCGGGACGATAGATATCGGCACTCACTACCATTACTTTTTTCTTTTCGCGCTCTTTTAGGTATTTAGCTAACTTAGCAACAGAGGTGGTTTTACCCGCACCTTGCAAACCAGCCATCATTACGACTGCCGGAGGCTGGGCTGCCAAATTAAGACTTTCGTTAGATTCGCCCATGGCTGATTCCAGCTCTTGCTGAACAATCTTAACGAATACTTGACCAGGGCTAAGGCTCTTATTTACTTCTTGGCCTAGGGCACGTTCTTTTACTTTTTTAACAAACTCGCGAACTACGGGTAAGGCAACATCCGCTTCCAACAAGGCCATACGCACTTCGCGCAAGGTATCTTTAATGTTGTCATCGGTCAGTCGGCCGCGGCCGCTGATATTTTTTAACGTTTTCGAGAGTCGATCAGATAAGTTTTCAAACATGCTTTTTCCTGTTGATCATATAGCGAGCACTGTTTAGCCGCCACATTATACCGAAGCGCCGATATTCTAAAAGCTAATTCTAGCCCTGACTGTTTAGGGCGAGTATACTGAACCCAAACAATCATATAGTTAGCTTCAAATCATGAATGTATTGGTACTTCCTACCACCGTTTTTTATCTGTTAGCCGCTTACGTATGTATAAGTGGTTTGCTGAATAAACAAAGCGGAGCCAACATATGGCTATGGCTCAGCGCTGGCTGCGCAATGCTACTGCATGGCATTTGGGAAGTAGAGCATTTATTTTTGGCGCAAGGCCAAGATTTAAGCATCTTTAATGTAGCGGGTTTAGTCAGCTTGCTGATTGCTCTCACCGTTACCGCTTTAGTTAAACCATTCAAACTATGGTTTATTTTGCCAGTGGTATACCTATTTTCCATTGTGAGCATGTTATTAGCGGTAATGATCCCAAGTGACTACATCATTCATCTGGAGTTAAAACCGCAAGTGCTGATCCACATCAGCGTTGCCTTAGCCGCCTTTACCGTACTAATGATTGCAAGCTTGTATGCCTTGCAGATGGCTTACTTAGATTGGACTTTAAAACGCCACAAGCCTGGGGCAATTCACCCAGCAATGCCCTCTTTAATGAGCATTGAGAAACAGTTATTCACCTTGATTCGGGTTGGGCTCATCCTGCTTAGCGTGTCGTTATTGAGCGGCTTTGTATTTTTAACCGACTTTTTTGCCAATGGCCGTGGCCATAAAGCAATCTTCAGCTTAATCGCTTGGTTTATCTACGCCAGCCTTCTTTGGGGACACCACTACCGAGGCTGGCGTGGGAAAATGGTCGTGATCATGACGGTAATTGGTTCAATCTTGCTTAGTTTGGCCTATTTTGGCTCACGCTTTGTTAAGGAAATCATCCTCAACTAAAATGAGACCTTGACAGCCCTTTGGGGCTGCATATAAATTAGCCCTGTTATATTAATCAAGGACTCTCCTGTTTGGACGACATATCTACGAGTAGCTTACTGCTACTTCTCGTGTTCCTCATAATTTGCTCTGCTTTCTTTTCTAGCTCCGAAACTGGCATGATGTCGCTTAACCGCTACCGCCTGCGGCATTTAGTTAATACTAAACATAAAGCAGCTAGCCGAGTAGACAAGCTTCTGGATCGCCCTGACCGATTAATTGGATTAATCTTAATTGGCAATAATCTCGTTAATATTTTTGCCTCGGCCATCGCCACCATTATTGGATTGCGACTGTTCGGCGATGTAGGGGTAGCTATCGCTACGCTTGCACTTACTTTTGTCATTTTGATTTTTGCTGAAGTAACGCCCAAAACCATGGCTGCACTTTATCCGGAAAAGATTGCCTTCCCCGCTTCAATATTGCTACGCCCATTAATGAAATTATTGTTCCCATTTATTTGGGCTACCAATGGCGTCACTAATGGTCTATTGCGTTTATTAGGGGTAAACCCCACAAACAAAGATGATGAAGCGCTAAATCCTGAAGAACTGCGTACCGTAGTTGACCAAGCGGGCACACTTATCCCTAAGCGTCACCAAGACATGCTACTAAGCATTTTGGACCTAGAGAAAGTGACGGTTGACGACATCATGATCCCGCGCAACGAAATTGCCGCCATCGATATTAACGATGATTGGGACAGCATTCTTCGCCAGCTCACTCAAAGCACTCACACCAAAATTTTGTTATTTCGCGACACCATTGATGATTCGGTAGGCTTTGTCCACTCACGTGATTCGCTGCGACTATTGTCTCGAGAGCAGTTTGATAAAACCTCGATGCTGCGTGCCGCCAAAGAAA
Coding sequences within it:
- the aroF gene encoding 3-deoxy-7-phosphoheptulonate synthase — translated: MADLEQIRTKITALDQSLLTLLTERRQLSVEVAKSKIENPKAIRDQEREQLLLVKLINKGRELGLDAHYVTQLYHTIIEDSVLSQQAFLQGITNPDIHAQAVRVAFLGNKGSYSNIATHQYFSRYKKQIVEFGCSAFQDIVDTVESGQADYGMLPIENTSSGSINEVYDVLQHTSLSIVGELSIPIDHCILAHPKAKLEQITTLYAHPQPYAQCSLYLRTLANTRVDFVDSSSKAMEVVAGGDDLTVGAIGSKVGGEMYGLQALKTDIANQQQNYTRFIVVSRKPVEVAEQVPARTTFIMSTAQQAGSLVEALLVLREHDINMSKLESRPVQGNPWEEMFYVDVSANVKSSQMQSALAELTRLTRYIKVLGCYPSENVDPTLIPLEALANKDKNKGGEPSLISTVQEDGALSSRSHKASATVVRVGDVKIGDGGFVTFAGPSAVESEQQIINCAGAAKESGAAVLAAGCFKPRSSPYSFQGLGEEGLSYLNAAGKKYKLPTMTEVSSVDQVVTLAAKADILHVRSRHMKNFNLLKELGKSTRPILLERNNMASIDEWLHAADYILAQGNQQVILCEAGVRTLEGKNKITLDLGAISLLRQRTHLPIVVNPGEAVDELSAVAPMAKAAKLLGADGIVLCAHPSPSDASVDADKSLDFKQLQHLMSELY
- the ffh gene encoding signal recognition particle protein codes for the protein MFENLSDRLSKTLKNISGRGRLTDDNIKDTLREVRMALLEADVALPVVREFVKKVKERALGQEVNKSLSPGQVFVKIVQQELESAMGESNESLNLAAQPPAVVMMAGLQGAGKTTSVAKLAKYLKEREKKKVMVVSADIYRPAAIKQLETLATEVDAIFFPSNEKQNPVDIVNGAIAEARTQFADVLLVDTAGRLHVDEDMMDEIKALHQVVEPVETLFVVDAMTGQDAANTAQAFNEALPLTGVILTKTDGDARGGAALSIRHITGKPIKFMGVGEKTDALEPFHPDRIASRILGMGDVLSLIEEVERKVDKDQAQKLAKKVQKGKGFDLEDFREQLVQMKSMGGMMGMMDKLPGMGQVPDSVKDQMNDKLTNQMEAIINSMTPGERQRPDIIKGSRKRRIAAGSGTQIQDVNKLLKQFTQMQKMMKKMSGKGGMRKMMSQMKGMMPPGGMGGFGGGRGPGRF
- a CDS encoding cytochrome C assembly family protein → MNVLVLPTTVFYLLAAYVCISGLLNKQSGANIWLWLSAGCAMLLHGIWEVEHLFLAQGQDLSIFNVAGLVSLLIALTVTALVKPFKLWFILPVVYLFSIVSMLLAVMIPSDYIIHLELKPQVLIHISVALAAFTVLMIASLYALQMAYLDWTLKRHKPGAIHPAMPSLMSIEKQLFTLIRVGLILLSVSLLSGFVFLTDFFANGRGHKAIFSLIAWFIYASLLWGHHYRGWRGKMVVIMTVIGSILLSLAYFGSRFVKEIILN
- a CDS encoding HlyC/CorC family transporter, with protein sequence MDDISTSSLLLLLVFLIICSAFFSSSETGMMSLNRYRLRHLVNTKHKAASRVDKLLDRPDRLIGLILIGNNLVNIFASAIATIIGLRLFGDVGVAIATLALTFVILIFAEVTPKTMAALYPEKIAFPASILLRPLMKLLFPFIWATNGVTNGLLRLLGVNPTNKDDEALNPEELRTVVDQAGTLIPKRHQDMLLSILDLEKVTVDDIMIPRNEIAAIDINDDWDSILRQLTQSTHTKILLFRDTIDDSVGFVHSRDSLRLLSREQFDKTSMLRAAKEIYFIPEGTPLNVQLLKFQRRKERIGLIVDEYGDIQGLVTLEDILEEIVGDFTTSIAPDPSDEIHPQIDGSYLIDGAVNIRDLNKEMSWSLPIDGPKTLNGLIVEHLEDIPEANLCLRLAGYPIEIVEIENNTVSLARVIPAFYSKPKK